A stretch of the Deinococcus sp. YIM 134068 genome encodes the following:
- a CDS encoding response regulator transcription factor, whose product MSHVVVIEDEGTVREVVRFHLERAGLRVSAFGSVREAEGQLGTADALVLDWMLPGESGLGLLRRLRADPERRRLPVLMLTARAAEAERVEGLESGADDYLTKPFSAAELVARVRALLRRSLPDTPPLLNNGPLGMDLGAADARLSGARLHLTRREFDLLAFLTQNAGRVYSRTELLDRVWGADFLGGERTVDQHVTQLRAHLGDDPARPRFLETVRGKGYRMRPWTEEG is encoded by the coding sequence ATGAGCCATGTGGTCGTGATCGAGGATGAGGGCACCGTGCGGGAGGTGGTGCGGTTCCACCTGGAACGGGCCGGGCTGCGGGTGAGCGCGTTCGGGTCGGTGCGGGAGGCCGAGGGCCAGCTCGGGACGGCGGACGCCCTCGTGCTCGACTGGATGCTGCCGGGCGAGAGCGGGCTGGGGCTGCTGCGCCGCCTGCGCGCCGACCCCGAGCGGCGGCGGCTGCCCGTCCTGATGCTGACCGCGCGGGCGGCGGAGGCCGAGCGGGTCGAGGGGCTGGAGTCGGGAGCCGACGATTACCTGACGAAGCCCTTCAGCGCCGCCGAACTCGTGGCGCGGGTGCGGGCGCTGCTGCGGCGCTCGCTGCCCGACACGCCGCCCCTGCTGAACAACGGGCCGCTGGGCATGGACCTCGGGGCCGCCGACGCGCGGCTCTCGGGGGCGCGGCTACACCTCACCCGTCGCGAGTTCGACCTGCTGGCCTTCCTCACCCAGAACGCGGGGCGGGTCTACTCGCGCACCGAGCTGCTCGACCGGGTGTGGGGGGCCGACTTCCTGGGCGGCGAGCGCACGGTGGACCAGCACGTGACCCAGTTGCGCGCCCACCTCGGCGACGACCCGGCGCGGCCCCGCTTTCTGGAGACGGTGCGCGGCAAGGGCTACCGGATGCGCCCCTGGACGGAGGAGGGATGA
- a CDS encoding sensor histidine kinase — MTDAPPLSLPDAWMDALPQAVLLFRSGSPHDITVTRVNAAAARLWGVPQERAAGRPILEVVRRHTLEALAERGGELELEASGRTLRCTATRTDDGGALIVEDVTEHRRREAELREATAVLSHEFRTPVTGLRGVLEALEYDMPPDLAQSFVRQGLQEVERLARLVEDLAVGFRPTRARTLPLAETFARAERLLAPELTSRRATLSFGSDHLVRADPDKLLQVLLNLIENALRYGPPGGPVEVETARRGTWVEVAVLDHGGPLEETDGLFRAHTRGRHATGQGSGMGLYIVRSIVHGWGGQAWTERRGERNAFCFTLPGGNGTG, encoded by the coding sequence ATGACGGACGCGCCGCCCCTCTCCCTGCCCGACGCCTGGATGGACGCGTTGCCACAGGCGGTGCTGCTGTTCCGGTCGGGCAGTCCCCATGACATCACCGTGACGCGGGTGAACGCCGCCGCCGCGCGGCTGTGGGGGGTGCCGCAGGAGCGCGCGGCGGGGCGGCCCATCCTGGAGGTCGTGCGCCGTCACACGCTGGAGGCGCTGGCCGAGCGCGGCGGCGAACTGGAGCTGGAGGCGAGCGGGCGCACCCTGCGCTGCACGGCCACCCGCACGGACGATGGGGGGGCGCTGATCGTGGAGGACGTGACCGAGCACCGCCGCCGCGAGGCCGAGTTGCGCGAGGCGACCGCCGTCCTCTCGCACGAGTTCCGCACGCCCGTCACGGGGCTGCGCGGGGTGCTGGAGGCGCTTGAGTACGACATGCCGCCCGATCTCGCGCAGAGCTTCGTACGGCAGGGCTTGCAGGAGGTCGAGCGCCTCGCCCGCCTCGTGGAGGACCTCGCCGTGGGGTTCCGGCCCACCCGCGCCCGCACCCTGCCCCTCGCCGAGACCTTCGCCCGCGCCGAGCGGCTCCTCGCCCCCGAGCTGACCTCCCGACGGGCCACCCTGAGCTTTGGGTCGGATCACCTCGTCCGCGCCGACCCCGACAAGCTGCTGCAGGTGCTCCTCAACCTGATCGAGAACGCGCTGAGGTACGGCCCGCCCGGCGGCCCCGTCGAGGTGGAGACCGCCCGGCGCGGCACCTGGGTCGAGGTGGCCGTCCTCGACCACGGCGGGCCGCTGGAGGAGACCGACGGCCTCTTCCGCGCGCACACGCGGGGCCGCCACGCCACCGGGCAGGGCAGCGGCATGGGCCTGTATATCGTCCGCAGCATCGTCCACGGCTGGGGCGGGCAGGCGTGGACGGAGCGGCGCGGGGAGCGCAACGCCTTTTGCTTCACGCTGCCGGGGGGCAATGGGACCGGGTGA
- a CDS encoding WGxxGxxG-CTERM domain-containing protein, translating to MSLRIRHLTLALALVALPVTATAQTDDAATTATDTATDAAAGAVDTATDAATGAADAATDAATGAADAATDAATDAADTATDAAAGVENDAITTETESDGAAGNEVQGDEATDAAAGAEGAATDAATDAADAAAGATDTAPDAAGATDTATDTTSTDATAVENDAVTTTSESDGVAGNEQQGNRGFPWGLLGLIGLAGLAGRSGNAARTEVKLGGPTDGPRR from the coding sequence ATGAGCCTGAGAATCCGACACCTGACCCTCGCCCTCGCCCTCGTCGCCCTGCCTGTCACGGCCACGGCCCAGACGGATGACGCGGCGACCACAGCCACAGATACGGCCACGGACGCGGCGGCGGGCGCGGTGGACACGGCGACGGACGCCGCCACTGGAGCCGCCGATGCGGCCACTGACGCCGCTACTGGAGCTGCGGACGCCGCCACCGACGCGGCCACGGACGCGGCGGACACGGCCACCGATGCGGCGGCAGGTGTAGAGAACGACGCCATCACCACCGAGACCGAGAGCGATGGGGCTGCCGGGAACGAGGTTCAGGGTGATGAGGCGACCGACGCCGCCGCCGGGGCGGAGGGTGCCGCCACCGACGCGGCCACGGACGCGGCAGACGCGGCGGCGGGCGCGACGGATACGGCCCCCGACGCCGCCGGGGCCACCGACACGGCGACCGACACCACCTCCACCGACGCGACGGCGGTCGAGAACGACGCCGTGACCACCACCAGCGAGAGCGACGGCGTGGCGGGCAACGAGCAGCAGGGCAACCGGGGCTTCCCCTGGGGTCTGCTGGGCCTCATCGGCCTCGCGGGGCTGGCGGGCCGGAGTGGCAACGCGGCGCGCACCGAGGTCAAGCTCGGCGGCCCGACCGACGGCCCACGCCGCTAA
- a CDS encoding PRC and DUF2382 domain-containing protein → MPHLHRLSDISSRNSADFQDSGMYNPVGATAYVSGGQQMGTVRDVLVDDDQGKIRYLIVDNDNGSLNGAVIIPIGLARVENDGVYFDGLTSAQLGSMHRYSEDEEYTFDLQESDERMLRGRGTDMSTTTTTTTSTVAGTTMGDAAMGTAATGAVGAGTASGSYDREARERMFRTPERLQLLEERLTVNKEKYLAGSVQIGKRVETHQETVNVPVQREEVVIERHAVTDARPVEGDVMLSAGSETVRVDLEAERANVSKQAFVTEEVEVGKRTVTEQQTVTDTVGREVLEVNQTGDVQVLRDGDERRDNQS, encoded by the coding sequence ATGCCGCACCTTCACCGCCTGTCCGATATTTCCAGCCGCAACAGCGCCGACTTTCAGGATTCGGGGATGTACAACCCCGTGGGTGCCACTGCCTACGTCTCGGGAGGCCAGCAGATGGGCACCGTCCGGGATGTCCTCGTGGACGACGACCAGGGCAAGATTCGCTACCTGATCGTGGACAACGACAACGGCAGCCTCAACGGGGCAGTCATCATCCCCATCGGCCTGGCGCGCGTCGAGAACGACGGCGTGTACTTCGATGGCCTGACCTCGGCGCAGCTCGGCTCCATGCACCGCTACAGCGAGGACGAGGAGTACACCTTCGACCTCCAGGAGAGCGACGAGCGGATGCTGCGCGGCAGGGGCACCGACATGAGCACGACCACGACGACCACGACCTCCACCGTTGCCGGCACCACGATGGGCGACGCGGCGATGGGCACGGCGGCGACGGGGGCAGTGGGCGCGGGAACCGCGAGCGGCTCCTACGACCGCGAGGCCAGGGAGCGCATGTTCAGGACGCCCGAACGCCTCCAGCTCCTCGAAGAGCGCCTGACGGTCAACAAGGAGAAGTACCTCGCCGGAAGTGTGCAGATCGGCAAGCGCGTGGAGACGCACCAGGAGACGGTGAACGTCCCCGTGCAGCGCGAGGAGGTCGTGATCGAGCGCCACGCCGTCACCGACGCGCGGCCCGTGGAGGGCGACGTGATGCTGAGCGCCGGGAGCGAGACCGTGCGTGTGGACCTGGAGGCCGAGCGGGCCAACGTCAGCAAGCAGGCCTTCGTGACCGAGGAGGTCGAGGTCGGCAAGCGCACCGTGACCGAGCAGCAGACCGTGACCGACACCGTGGGCCGCGAGGTGCTGGAGGTCAACCAGACGGGCGACGTGCAGGTTCTGCGCGACGGCGACGAGCGCCGGGACAACCAGAGCTGA
- the phoU gene encoding phosphate signaling complex protein PhoU, producing MREALETDLRAVLGGALNMLGTVERMLPIAGDVLLNARPERLDEVRAIDREVDAQEARLEAECLRVIALHQPVARDLRMVALILKSLSDIERMGDYLVHVAADGAELAQAPALKRYVSLARMLTRLEEMSQNLRTAMEGRDVTRAEATLRMDDEVDDLYEQVQRELVTYMLEDPRNISKALTLMRVGRSLERVGDHMENVAERVRYWVTGQREAEGEGQEAEGRPLQSLRLG from the coding sequence ATGCGTGAAGCCCTGGAGACCGACCTGCGCGCCGTGCTTGGCGGTGCCCTCAACATGCTCGGCACGGTCGAGCGGATGCTGCCCATCGCCGGAGACGTGCTGCTGAACGCCCGCCCGGAGCGGCTCGACGAGGTGCGGGCCATCGACCGCGAGGTGGACGCTCAGGAGGCGAGACTCGAGGCCGAATGCCTGCGGGTGATCGCGCTGCATCAACCCGTCGCACGTGACCTGCGGATGGTGGCCCTCATCCTCAAGAGCCTCTCGGACATCGAGCGGATGGGCGACTACCTCGTTCACGTCGCCGCCGACGGGGCCGAACTCGCGCAGGCCCCGGCCCTGAAGCGGTATGTCAGCCTCGCGCGGATGCTCACCCGGCTGGAGGAGATGAGCCAGAACCTCCGCACGGCGATGGAGGGCCGCGACGTGACCCGCGCCGAGGCGACCCTGAGAATGGACGACGAGGTGGACGACCTGTACGAGCAGGTTCAGCGCGAACTCGTCACCTACATGCTGGAAGACCCCCGCAACATCAGCAAGGCCCTGACCCTGATGCGCGTGGGCCGCAGCCTGGAGCGCGTCGGCGACCATATGGAGAACGTGGCCGAGCGGGTGCGCTACTGGGTGACGGGGCAGCGGGAGGCGGAAGGGGAGGGGCAGGAGGCGGAAGGTCGACCCTTGCAGTCGCTTAGGCTGGGGTGA
- the truA gene encoding tRNA pseudouridine(38-40) synthase TruA, which produces MTERPVFTPPEGFTRLRLTVAWDGADFVGWQAQANAPSVQETLDAARARLGGEGAARPVAAGRTDAGVHADAMPVHLDVPPGFRVPPDRLARALNAHLPPTVAVLDAVPAPAGFHARFSCTERRYVYRLLAAPQRHPLWADRALHVSGPLDVEAMNRAAAALIGTHDFAAFATREDRQTVRELRALTVRPGPAVTGGRVWEVHVAGESFLRHMVRGLVGTLLLVGGGRLEEREVAAILAGGMRAHAGANVPAHGLTFAGASYAGLGVEIGEG; this is translated from the coding sequence ATGACCGAACGGCCCGTCTTCACGCCACCGGAGGGGTTCACCCGCCTGCGGCTGACCGTGGCGTGGGACGGCGCGGACTTCGTGGGCTGGCAGGCCCAGGCGAACGCGCCGAGCGTGCAGGAGACGCTCGACGCCGCCCGCGCGCGGCTTGGAGGGGAGGGGGCCGCCCGTCCTGTCGCGGCAGGACGCACGGATGCCGGGGTTCACGCGGACGCGATGCCCGTTCATCTGGACGTGCCGCCCGGCTTCCGTGTCCCACCTGACCGTCTCGCCCGCGCCCTGAACGCGCACCTGCCCCCCACCGTGGCCGTGCTGGACGCCGTGCCCGCGCCCGCCGGGTTCCACGCCCGTTTCTCCTGTACCGAGCGGCGGTACGTCTACCGCTTGCTTGCCGCGCCGCAGCGGCACCCCCTCTGGGCGGATCGGGCGCTCCACGTGTCCGGTCCCCTCGACGTGGAGGCGATGAACCGCGCCGCCGCCGCCCTCATCGGCACCCACGACTTCGCCGCCTTCGCCACCCGCGAGGACCGCCAGACGGTGCGGGAACTGCGCGCCCTGACGGTGCGGCCCGGACCCGCCGTCACGGGTGGGCGGGTGTGGGAGGTCCATGTGGCGGGCGAGAGCTTTCTGCGCCACATGGTCCGGGGACTCGTCGGCACGTTGCTCCTCGTCGGGGGCGGAAGGTTGGAGGAGAGGGAGGTGGCCGCCATCCTCGCCGGCGGCATGCGGGCGCACGCCGGGGCGAACGTGCCCGCGCACGGGCTGACCTTCGCGGGCGCGAGCTACGCGGGCCTCGGGGTGGAGATTGGGGAGGGCTAG
- a CDS encoding M23 family metallopeptidase, whose amino-acid sequence MKLPLIKCPSLRRTVACLTLTVAGLSSAATTYRVQPGDNLTVIARRTGVTVAALKAANPGLRDANHVQAGRSIHLPDRRSSAARPVAARPATSRMNTGTHRVRRGENLTVIARRYGVTLAALLRANPTLDARRALWAGATVRLPGRNGGGVTTSHPANRTSGATVRTASIRVSPAPGAASAGEWLWPVPGYRGITSDFGPRVLGGERELHLGVDILAPHGTTVRAARSGRVIESRADFERGWGWTVVLEHPDGWITRYAHLSATLARTGELVTAGQPIGRVGNTGRTTGTHLHFGTYLRWDPKDPLTLYSE is encoded by the coding sequence GTGAAGTTGCCTCTCATCAAATGCCCCTCGCTCCGGCGGACGGTCGCCTGCCTGACTCTGACGGTGGCCGGGCTGTCGAGCGCCGCGACGACTTACCGGGTACAGCCCGGCGACAACCTGACCGTGATCGCGCGCCGCACAGGTGTGACCGTCGCCGCCCTGAAGGCCGCGAATCCGGGCCTGCGCGACGCCAACCACGTGCAGGCGGGCCGAAGCATCCACCTCCCGGACCGCCGTTCGTCTGCGGCCCGCCCGGTCGCCGCTCGTCCAGCCACCTCCCGGATGAACACGGGCACCCACCGGGTCAGGCGCGGCGAGAACCTGACGGTGATCGCCCGGCGGTACGGCGTCACGCTCGCGGCGCTGCTGCGGGCCAACCCGACGCTCGACGCCCGCCGCGCGCTGTGGGCCGGGGCGACCGTCCGCCTTCCGGGGCGAAACGGGGGTGGCGTCACGACCTCCCACCCCGCCAACCGCACCTCCGGGGCGACGGTCCGCACGGCGTCGATTCGGGTCAGTCCTGCGCCCGGCGCGGCCTCGGCGGGCGAGTGGCTGTGGCCGGTGCCGGGCTACCGGGGCATCACGAGCGACTTCGGTCCGCGCGTCCTCGGCGGCGAGCGCGAGCTACATCTGGGGGTGGACATCCTCGCGCCGCACGGAACGACGGTGCGCGCCGCCCGCTCGGGCCGCGTCATCGAGTCGCGCGCCGACTTCGAACGCGGCTGGGGCTGGACGGTCGTGCTGGAGCACCCGGACGGTTGGATCACCCGCTACGCGCACCTCAGCGCGACGCTCGCCCGCACCGGGGAACTCGTCACCGCCGGGCAGCCTATCGGGCGCGTCGGCAACACGGGCCGCACCACGGGCACCCACCTGCACTTCGGCACCTACCTGCGCTGGGACCCCAAAGACCCCCTCACCCTCTACAGCGAATGA
- the surE gene encoding 5'/3'-nucleotidase SurE, protein MTDTGSPARPRILVANDDGIFSPGIKALAFALQGVGDVVVAAPDVEQSAVGHGITIRRPLRFKHTAAAGFGDIPAYRVDGTPADCVVLATHLLGRPDLVVSGINLGSNLGDDLTHSGTVAAAFEGLALGVPSVAFSQQSGTDGEYDFAPGAAYAARLVAEVLARGLPPRVLLNVNFPRTPPRGVRVTRVGEHRWEDTLVTRQDPEGREYHWVAGTSTAADADDDTTDYGAVHAGLISVTPVRLDLTARDLLAEVGGYVPGV, encoded by the coding sequence ATGACCGACACCGGATCACCCGCCCGCCCCCGCATCCTTGTCGCCAACGACGACGGCATCTTTTCCCCCGGCATCAAGGCGCTGGCGTTCGCGCTGCAAGGCGTCGGGGATGTGGTGGTGGCCGCGCCGGACGTGGAGCAGTCGGCGGTCGGGCACGGCATCACGATCCGGCGTCCCCTGCGGTTCAAGCACACGGCGGCGGCGGGCTTCGGGGACATTCCGGCCTACCGGGTGGACGGCACCCCCGCCGACTGCGTGGTGCTGGCGACGCACCTGCTTGGGCGTCCCGATCTCGTCGTGAGCGGCATCAACCTGGGGTCCAATCTCGGCGACGACCTCACGCATTCGGGGACGGTGGCGGCGGCGTTCGAGGGGCTGGCGCTGGGGGTGCCGTCGGTCGCCTTCAGCCAGCAGAGCGGCACGGACGGCGAGTACGACTTCGCGCCCGGCGCGGCCTACGCGGCGCGGCTGGTGGCCGAGGTGCTGGCGCGCGGTCTGCCGCCACGTGTGCTCCTCAACGTCAACTTCCCGCGCACCCCGCCGCGTGGCGTCCGCGTCACCCGCGTGGGCGAGCACCGCTGGGAGGACACCCTCGTCACCCGCCAAGACCCCGAGGGCCGCGAGTACCACTGGGTCGCGGGCACCAGCACCGCCGCCGACGCCGACGACGACACGACCGACTACGGGGCCGTCCATGCCGGGCTGATCAGCGTCACGCCCGTCCGCCTCGACCTCACCGCCCGCGACCTGCTCGCCGAGGTGGGGGGGTACGTGCCGGGGGTGTGA
- a CDS encoding YqhA family protein: protein MTPRPHSHDHTADSKREYFSELIGRTRFVVLIAVVAVLLVSFSLFLQGTLLALVTIYESWEGTFREGIGSQSGTLAVEFLEVVSTMLKAVVFYIIGVGLYSLFVQPLNLTSALGVESLSDLEQKVVSVVIVILGVTFLEHFIRWDNPQETLYFAGSLALAGGALVFFQRVHRGQGGDLQQPEAKLRARRELFEHDSEQREIRETDVRRAERATEAKAQGKVDAEEGAE, encoded by the coding sequence GTGACTCCCCGTCCCCACTCCCACGATCACACCGCCGATTCCAAGCGCGAGTATTTCAGCGAACTCATCGGGCGCACCCGCTTCGTGGTCCTGATCGCCGTCGTGGCCGTGCTGCTGGTGTCCTTCAGCCTGTTTCTCCAGGGCACGCTGCTCGCCCTCGTCACGATCTACGAGTCGTGGGAAGGCACCTTCCGGGAAGGAATCGGCAGCCAGTCGGGCACGCTCGCGGTGGAGTTTCTGGAGGTCGTGAGCACCATGCTCAAGGCCGTCGTGTTCTACATCATCGGGGTGGGGCTGTACTCGTTGTTCGTCCAACCCCTCAACCTGACGAGCGCGCTGGGTGTGGAGAGCCTGTCCGACCTGGAGCAGAAGGTGGTGTCGGTGGTCATCGTGATCCTGGGGGTGACGTTCCTCGAACACTTCATCCGCTGGGACAATCCGCAGGAGACGCTGTATTTCGCCGGGTCGCTGGCGCTGGCCGGAGGTGCCCTGGTCTTCTTCCAGCGCGTGCATCGGGGGCAGGGCGGCGACCTCCAGCAGCCGGAGGCCAAGCTGCGCGCCCGCCGCGAACTGTTCGAGCACGACAGCGAGCAGCGCGAGATTCGGGAGACCGACGTGCGCCGCGCCGAGCGGGCGACCGAGGCCAAGGCGCAGGGCAAGGTGGACGCCGAGGAGGGGGCGGAGTAG
- a CDS encoding ABC transporter ATP-binding protein, which produces MTSAPTTPTPPERTLALSGRLFAYRPALFGLNLFLWGLVHASPALLTVAVSDIFGRLEEADKLRLAGQPADPLILAAWAAVGWFAVVRLARFGVFYAGFRFWIELWYTLDALVRRNLLGYLLTAPGSRRLPDTPAEAVSRFRDDVDDVAAYTEVWVDGAGLLAFSLIAVVLMARVDPLITALVCAPLVVVVVFVQRLSPRIRAYRRRMREATGRVTDFIGETFGAVSAVKLAAREGQMVAHLEGLGEVRRRAALRDVLLTELIRGVNTNMVNVVVGLVLLLGASRVRGGGMDVADFVLFLGLLPRLTRSMGFFGDAIARHRRTGVSYDRMERLLQDSPDGTVVAHHPIHLHDEPPAPPAAPRPLPLRELRVEGLSARHPGGLGVEDVSLTVRRGEFVVVTGRIGSGKTTLLRALLGLLPRGGGRVFWNGEEIGDPATFLVPPRSAYTAQLPNLFSDSLRANVLTGADEARLGRAVRLAVLDPDLAELPAGLETEVGARGVKLSGGQVQRAAVARMLAQHADLLVFDDVSSALDARTEAALWDGLFGEEGTTCLVVSHRRAALSRADRILVVEHGRVTDTGTLPELLERSAEMRALWAEDVGEGA; this is translated from the coding sequence ATGACCTCTGCCCCGACCACCCCCACCCCCCCCGAGCGCACCCTCGCCCTCTCCGGGCGGCTGTTCGCCTACCGTCCGGCCCTGTTCGGCCTCAACCTCTTCCTGTGGGGCCTCGTCCACGCCTCGCCCGCGCTGCTGACGGTGGCGGTGAGCGACATCTTCGGGCGGCTGGAGGAGGCCGACAAACTCCGGCTGGCGGGGCAGCCTGCCGACCCCCTCATCCTCGCGGCGTGGGCGGCGGTGGGGTGGTTCGCGGTGGTGAGACTCGCGCGCTTCGGCGTCTTCTACGCGGGGTTCCGGTTCTGGATCGAGCTGTGGTACACGCTGGACGCGCTCGTGCGGCGCAACCTGCTGGGCTACCTCCTCACCGCGCCCGGCTCGCGCCGCCTGCCCGACACGCCCGCCGAGGCGGTGAGCCGCTTCCGCGACGACGTGGACGACGTGGCCGCCTACACCGAGGTTTGGGTGGACGGGGCGGGCCTGCTGGCGTTCTCGCTGATCGCCGTCGTGCTCATGGCGCGGGTGGACCCCCTGATCACCGCGCTCGTGTGCGCGCCGCTGGTGGTCGTGGTCGTCTTCGTGCAGCGGCTCTCGCCCCGCATCCGTGCCTACCGCCGCCGGATGCGCGAGGCGACGGGCCGCGTGACCGACTTCATCGGCGAGACCTTCGGGGCCGTCTCGGCGGTCAAGCTCGCCGCCCGCGAGGGCCAGATGGTCGCGCACCTGGAGGGGCTGGGCGAGGTGCGCCGCCGCGCCGCCCTGCGTGACGTGCTCCTCACCGAGCTGATCCGGGGCGTGAACACCAACATGGTGAACGTGGTCGTCGGGCTGGTGCTGCTCCTCGGCGCGAGCCGGGTGCGCGGTGGCGGAATGGACGTGGCCGATTTCGTGCTCTTCCTCGGCCTGCTTCCGCGTCTGACGCGCAGCATGGGCTTTTTCGGGGACGCCATCGCCCGCCACCGCCGCACCGGGGTCAGCTACGACCGGATGGAGCGGCTGCTTCAGGACTCACCCGACGGAACGGTCGTCGCCCACCACCCCATCCACCTCCACGACGAGCCGCCCGCTCCACCCGCCGCGCCCCGGCCCCTCCCCCTGCGGGAGCTGCGCGTGGAGGGCCTGAGCGCCCGGCATCCCGGCGGCCTCGGCGTGGAGGACGTGAGCCTCACCGTGCGCCGGGGCGAGTTCGTGGTCGTGACCGGGCGCATCGGCAGCGGCAAGACGACCCTGCTCCGCGCGCTCCTCGGCCTGCTGCCGCGAGGGGGCGGGCGCGTGTTCTGGAACGGCGAGGAGATCGGCGATCCCGCCACCTTCCTCGTGCCGCCCCGGAGCGCGTACACGGCGCAGCTCCCCAACCTCTTCTCCGACTCCCTGCGCGCGAACGTCCTCACGGGCGCGGACGAGGCGCGGCTGGGGCGAGCGGTGCGGCTGGCGGTCCTCGACCCCGACCTCGCCGAGCTTCCGGCAGGGCTGGAGACGGAGGTGGGGGCGCGCGGGGTCAAGCTCTCGGGCGGGCAGGTGCAGCGCGCGGCGGTCGCCCGGATGCTCGCCCAGCACGCCGACCTCCTCGTCTTCGACGACGTGTCCAGCGCCCTCGACGCCCGCACCGAGGCCGCGCTGTGGGACGGCCTCTTCGGCGAGGAGGGCACGACCTGCCTCGTCGTCTCGCACCGCCGGGCCGCCCTGTCCCGCGCCGACCGCATCCTCGTCGTGGAGCATGGCCGCGTCACCGACACGGGCACCCTGCCCGAACTCTTGGAGCGCAGCGCGGAGATGCGGGCGCTGTGGGCGGAGGACGTGGGGGAGGGGGCGTGA